A genomic window from Coccinella septempunctata chromosome 9, icCocSept1.1, whole genome shotgun sequence includes:
- the LOC123320372 gene encoding polymerase delta-interacting protein 2 isoform X2, which translates to MESLRNVFGRKQILFAKILINKRTYARLAEVGRLESPKLGGKYETGQLILHRVFGYRGVVLFPWIARVYDRDIPQQREDSEEELGSRGLGREVKGRTHTFYQVLIDQRDCPFIRAQAEAVTFLGNQETSRSLYAIPGLDYVAHEDIIPYSSVEKNPLQHELFDKFLEYDKTRDPPYIAHETLRAWQKKNHPWLELSDVHKETTENIRVTVIPFYMGCRESHANSVYWWRYCIRLENLGHLSVQLRERHWRIFSLSGTLETVRGRGVVGQEPALTKTLPAFQYSSHVSLQAPSGHMWGTFRMEREDGYTFDCRIPPFSLESKAENVPATPPQ; encoded by the exons ATGGAATCCTTAAGGAACGTTTTTGGCCGCAAACAAATATTATTCGCTAAAATATTGATAAACAAACGTACCTACGCCAG ATTAGCTGAAGTTGGCAGACTAGAATCTCCTAAACTGGGAGGAAAATACGAAACTGGGCAACTAATTTTACATCGTGTGTTTGGATATAGAGGTGTAGTTTTATTTCCTTGGATTGCGAGAGTTTATGATCGAGATATACCACAACAAAGGGAAGATTCTGAAGAAGAACTTGGTAGCCGTGGGCTTGGAAGAGAGGTTAAAGGAAGAACACATACATTTTACCAAGTTTTGATAGATCAAAGAGACTGCCCCTTCATT AGAGCTCAAGCTGAAGCGGTTACTTTTTTGGGTAATCAAGAGACGTCCAGAAGTTTATATGCCATCCCAGGCCTTGACTATGTAGCTCATGAAGATATTATACCATATTCAAGTGTTGAAAAAAACCCTTTGCAGCATGAATTATTCGATAAGTTTTTAGAGTATGACAAAACAAGAG ATCCACCATACATCGCTCATGAAACCCTGCGTGCCTGGCAGAAGAAGAACCATCCTTGGTTGGAACTCTCAGATGTTCACAAAGAAACAACCGAAAATATTCGTGTTACTGTAATACCATTCTACATGGGATGCCGTGAATCTCACGCCAATTCTGTATACTGG TGGAGGTACTGCATACGTTTGGAGAATTTGGGACATTTGAGCGTTCAACTACGAGAGAGGCACTGGCGTATCTTCTCCCTGTCAGGTACACTGGAAACGGTGAGGGGCAGAGGAGTGGTAGGTCAAGAACCTGCATTAACTAAGACCTTGCCAGCTTTCCAGTATAGCAGCCATGTGAGTTTGCAAGCACCAAGTGGACATATGTG ggGTACATTCAGAATGGAAAGAGAAGATGGGTACACCTTTGATTGTAGGATTCCTCCGTTTTCCTTAGAAAGTAAAGCTGAAAATGTCCCTGCAACACCACCCCAATAA
- the LOC123320369 gene encoding uncharacterized protein LOC123320369 isoform X1 encodes MPSVTANFMLSQIRNFKAKSANARRWTLDDKIIALSLFKRSPRCYNLLRKFAALPSKNTILKLLKMVPFKVGINESIFNQLNENLPKDIHQRCCALLFDEMDIKEGVQYDMGEDKILGFEDFGDTNYSKRLATKALVFMLVGLGKNWKQPVAYYFSHRGCNAAELKKCLLEVLSAAKHVAKVDVAVTVCDMGTSNVRCIKELGATKETPFFFFENSKVHCMFDPPHLLKCTYSLFRKHNVSLPVTIGETILNKVAKFQDVIAAYEIDNRNTIVFRTLWKIKATYLKPILQYAMKVNIAAKVMSHTVAAYIFSLISAGQMNPEAIGTASFIKEVDTLFDSMNGKSDDGPFGKELKGPLSVRSPHIQYWEEESQRIKKWSFIRYTKTGTLKQSMPPSQTGWLQSIKAVQGLWEYLRELGFKSLKTRTLNQDPLENLFGQIRYGCGCNDNPTVQQFIGSLKTQLLNGLVSQSFRGRNCEKDDNELVCNLKSFLNIPPQSLERETVEEASLTNEAPQISVEVLSAEIAGEVSSGSPKILSVAYVAGAILKVVKKHICCSLCDSMLTASDLEPQNLFIMNKEWSDQRSVLLYPSESYTVSIGCGITVLEEFLDESPSHPKVKVTALAVLSTMNFDHLACSEHKSHIRDITTAALCRIGIPWWCRRKCEEVKTEAKTRSMNKKLKKILHQ; translated from the exons ATGCCGTCAGTGACGGCTAATTTTATGCTATCCcaaatcaggaattttaaaGCAAAGAGTGCCAATGCACGAAGATGGACCCTTGATGACAAAATCATTGCTCTTTCCCTTTTCAAGAGGAGTCCCCGGTGCTATAACCTTCTCAGAAAATTTGCGGCCCTACCAagcaaaaacacaatattaaagTTGTTGAAAATGGTTCCGTTCAAAGTTGGAATCAACGAAAGCATTTTCAATCAACTGAATGAAAATCTCCCCAAGGACATACATCAGAGATGCTGTGCccttttatttgatgaaatggACATCAAAGAAGGTGTCCAGTATGATATGGGGGAAGACAAAATCCTTGGTTTTGAGGATTTTGGAGATACTAATTACAGTAAAAGGCTTGCCACAAAAGCGTTAGTGTTCATGCTGGTAGGGTTGGGTAAAAATTGGAAGCAGCCAGTGGCCTACTATTTCAGCCATAGGGGTTGTAATGCTGCAGAGTTGAAAAAATGTCTATTAGAAGTTCTCTCTGCAGCAAAACATGTTGCCAAAGTGGACGTTGCTGTTACAGTCTGTGATATGGGTACAAGTAATGTGAGGTGCATCAAAGAACTTGGTGCTACTAAAGAAAcacctttctttttttttgaaaactcaAAAGTTCATTGCATGTTTGATCCACCTCACTTATTGAAATGTACCTATTCTCTATTTCGTAAGCACAATGTTAGTCTTCCTGTAACCATTGGCGAAACCATCTTGAATAAAGTTGCCAAATTTCAGGATGTCATTGCAGCTTACGAAATAGATAATAGAAATACAATCGTTTTCAGGactttatggaaaataaaagccACATACCTGAAACCCATATTGCAGTATGCAATGAAGGTGAATATAGCTGCCAAAGTAATGAGCCACACAGTTGCagcatacatattttccttGATTAGTGCAg ggcAAATGAACCCCGAGGCCATTGGGACTGCTTCCTTCATAAAAGAGGTGGACACACTGTTTGACAGTATGAATGGCAAGTCAGATGATGGTCCCTTTGGGAAAGAGCTGAAGGGTCCATTGAGTGTCCGCTCACCCCACATCCAATATTGGGAGGAGGAATCACAAAGGATTAAGAAGTGGAGCTTCATTCGATACACCAAAACTGGCACCCTGAAACAATCCATGCCACCTTCCCAAACAGGTTGGCTCCAATCGATCAAAGCTGTTCAAGGGCTCTGGGAGTATTTGAGGGAATTGGGTTTCAAATCCCTCAAAACAAGAACTCTCAATCAAGATCCATTGGAGAACCTGTTTGGACAAATTAGGTATGGTTGTGGATGCAATGACAATCCTACAGTTCAGCAATTCATTGGAAGTTTGAAAACTCAACTTCTAAATGGATTGGTAAGCCAAAGCTTTCGTGGGAGAAATTGTGAGAAGGACGACAATGAACTTGTCTGTAATTTGAAGTCATTCCTCAATATTCCCCCTCAAAGTTTGGAAAGGGAAACTGTAGAAGAGGCTTCTCTGACTAATGAAGCACCGCAAATATCAGTAGAGGTATTGTCTGCTGAAATTGCGGGAGAAGTTTCTTCTGGAAGCCCCAAGATCCTGTCTGTGGCATATGTGGCTGGAGCCATTCTTAAGGTGGTGAAAAAACACATATGCTGTTCCTTATGTGATTCTATGCTCACAGCTTCAGATTTAGAGCcacaaaatttatttataatgAATAAAGAGTGGTCTGATCAAAGATCGGTATTACTGTACCCAAGTGAAAGCTACACTGTTTCTATAGGTTGCGGAATAACAgtgttggaggaatttttggatgAATCCCCTTCCCATCCTAAAGTAAAAGTGACTGCACTTGCGGTACTGTCTACCATGAACTTTGATCATCTTGCATGTTCTGAACATAAAAGTCACATAAGGGACATAACGACAGCTGCTCTCTGTAGGATTGGCATTCCATGGTGGTGCAGAAGGAAGTGTGAAGAGGTGAAAACGGAAGCTAAAACAAGAagcatgaacaaaaaattaaaaaagatattgCATCAGTAA
- the LOC123320372 gene encoding polymerase delta-interacting protein 2 isoform X1, with amino-acid sequence MESLRNVFGRKQILFAKILINKRTYARLAEVGRLESPKLGGKYETGQLILHRVFGYRGVVLFPWIARVYDRDIPQQREDSEEELGSRGLGREVKGRTHTFYQVLIDQRDCPFIRAQAEAVTFLGNQETSRSLYAIPGLDYVAHEDIIPYSSVEKNPLQHELFDKFLEYDKTRVSDPPYIAHETLRAWQKKNHPWLELSDVHKETTENIRVTVIPFYMGCRESHANSVYWWRYCIRLENLGHLSVQLRERHWRIFSLSGTLETVRGRGVVGQEPALTKTLPAFQYSSHVSLQAPSGHMWGTFRMEREDGYTFDCRIPPFSLESKAENVPATPPQ; translated from the exons ATGGAATCCTTAAGGAACGTTTTTGGCCGCAAACAAATATTATTCGCTAAAATATTGATAAACAAACGTACCTACGCCAG ATTAGCTGAAGTTGGCAGACTAGAATCTCCTAAACTGGGAGGAAAATACGAAACTGGGCAACTAATTTTACATCGTGTGTTTGGATATAGAGGTGTAGTTTTATTTCCTTGGATTGCGAGAGTTTATGATCGAGATATACCACAACAAAGGGAAGATTCTGAAGAAGAACTTGGTAGCCGTGGGCTTGGAAGAGAGGTTAAAGGAAGAACACATACATTTTACCAAGTTTTGATAGATCAAAGAGACTGCCCCTTCATT AGAGCTCAAGCTGAAGCGGTTACTTTTTTGGGTAATCAAGAGACGTCCAGAAGTTTATATGCCATCCCAGGCCTTGACTATGTAGCTCATGAAGATATTATACCATATTCAAGTGTTGAAAAAAACCCTTTGCAGCATGAATTATTCGATAAGTTTTTAGAGTATGACAAAACAAGAG TTTCAGATCCACCATACATCGCTCATGAAACCCTGCGTGCCTGGCAGAAGAAGAACCATCCTTGGTTGGAACTCTCAGATGTTCACAAAGAAACAACCGAAAATATTCGTGTTACTGTAATACCATTCTACATGGGATGCCGTGAATCTCACGCCAATTCTGTATACTGG TGGAGGTACTGCATACGTTTGGAGAATTTGGGACATTTGAGCGTTCAACTACGAGAGAGGCACTGGCGTATCTTCTCCCTGTCAGGTACACTGGAAACGGTGAGGGGCAGAGGAGTGGTAGGTCAAGAACCTGCATTAACTAAGACCTTGCCAGCTTTCCAGTATAGCAGCCATGTGAGTTTGCAAGCACCAAGTGGACATATGTG ggGTACATTCAGAATGGAAAGAGAAGATGGGTACACCTTTGATTGTAGGATTCCTCCGTTTTCCTTAGAAAGTAAAGCTGAAAATGTCCCTGCAACACCACCCCAATAA
- the LOC123320371 gene encoding arginine/serine-rich coiled-coil protein 2 isoform X2, whose amino-acid sequence MDSLANYGSDDDYEDSSDEQQKDWPKGGINKKDSHTKQPHRSENQADANYEEVQMDLSEESNDGSRNGKDSRDKSSGDERRRSSPSDDKYREDHRSRRGENRYRDRSRSRDKRDEDRTRDKKDDRYGSKTDRYSRDYRRDSYRDRKSRRSTSRERRRSSSRERKRSSSRERRYSRSPKRDRSRRSRSRSRSRGRYGGPPRRYGYPKSNGSRNEASETSADNQSGKDRFFMPGITGKYRDQIEKRKLLWQKKDPSKQQDAAPAQGQSAPPPASTSRVTKIWEATTFAQDQDGKVASKFKRLMGIKGQTDTAPVPPVDIIKKQEEMFSSMEQQYEVARTATHTMRGVGLGFSSNYPR is encoded by the exons ATGGATTCCTTAGCTAACTATGGAAGTGACGATGATTATGAAGACTCCTCTGATGAGCAGCAAAAG GACTGGCCTAAAGGTGGTATCAACAAGAAAGATTCCCATACAAAGCAACCCCATAGGTCTGAGAATCAAGCAGATGCCAACTATGAAGAAGTTCAGATGGATCTGAGTGAG GAATCAAACGATGGGTCCCGTAATGGTAAGGACAGTAGGGACAAAAGCAGCGGAGATGAAAGACGAAGAAGCAGTCCCAGCGATGATAAATATAGAGAAGACCACAGGAGCAGAAGGGGAGAAAATAGATACAGAGACAGAAGTAGGAGTAGAGATAAGAGGGATGAAGACAGAACAAGAGACAAAAAAGACGACAG GTACGGATCCAAAACTGACAGATACAGTAGAGATTACAGAAGGGACAGCTACAGAGATAGAAAAAGCCGGAGGTCAACGAGCAGAGAAAGAAGAAGATCTAGCAGTAGGGAAAGGAAACGCTCGTCCAGTAGGGAGAGGAGGTATAGCAGATCTCCAAAGCGAGATAGGTCCAGGAGATCTAGATCAAGATCTCGCTCAAGGGGACGTTATGGGGGACCACCGAGGAGGTACGGTTATCCCAAAAGCAATGGTTCGAGAAATG AAGCCTCTGAAACTTCTGCAGACAATCAAAGTGGAAAGGACAGATTCTTTATGCCCGGTATAACAGGAAAGTACAGAGATCAGATTGAAAAACGTAAGTTGTTATGGCAGAAGAAAGATCCTTCTAAGCAGCAAGATGCAGCTCCGGCACAAGGACAGAGCGCTCCTCCTCCGGCATCAACCTCTAGGGTGACCAAAATCTGGGAAGCTACAACATTTGCCCAAGATCAAGACG GCAAAGTGGCCAGTAAGTTCAAGAGGCTGATGGGCATAAAGGGCCAAACAGATACTGCACCGGTTCCGCCTGTGGACATCATCAAGAAACAAGAAGAGATGTTCAGTTCGATGGAGCAGCAATACGAGGTTGCAAGAACGGCCACTCATACAATGAGGGGCGTAGGACTGGGTTTCAGCAGCAATTACCCGCGCTAG
- the LOC123320371 gene encoding uncharacterized protein ZC262.2 isoform X1: MDSLANYGSDDDYEDSSDEQQKDWPKGGINKKDSHTKQPHRSENQADANYEEVQMDLSEVRLFQQESNDGSRNGKDSRDKSSGDERRRSSPSDDKYREDHRSRRGENRYRDRSRSRDKRDEDRTRDKKDDRYGSKTDRYSRDYRRDSYRDRKSRRSTSRERRRSSSRERKRSSSRERRYSRSPKRDRSRRSRSRSRSRGRYGGPPRRYGYPKSNGSRNEASETSADNQSGKDRFFMPGITGKYRDQIEKRKLLWQKKDPSKQQDAAPAQGQSAPPPASTSRVTKIWEATTFAQDQDGKVASKFKRLMGIKGQTDTAPVPPVDIIKKQEEMFSSMEQQYEVARTATHTMRGVGLGFSSNYPR; this comes from the exons ATGGATTCCTTAGCTAACTATGGAAGTGACGATGATTATGAAGACTCCTCTGATGAGCAGCAAAAG GACTGGCCTAAAGGTGGTATCAACAAGAAAGATTCCCATACAAAGCAACCCCATAGGTCTGAGAATCAAGCAGATGCCAACTATGAAGAAGTTCAGATGGATCTGAGTGAG GTTAGACTTTTTCAACAGGAATCAAACGATGGGTCCCGTAATGGTAAGGACAGTAGGGACAAAAGCAGCGGAGATGAAAGACGAAGAAGCAGTCCCAGCGATGATAAATATAGAGAAGACCACAGGAGCAGAAGGGGAGAAAATAGATACAGAGACAGAAGTAGGAGTAGAGATAAGAGGGATGAAGACAGAACAAGAGACAAAAAAGACGACAG GTACGGATCCAAAACTGACAGATACAGTAGAGATTACAGAAGGGACAGCTACAGAGATAGAAAAAGCCGGAGGTCAACGAGCAGAGAAAGAAGAAGATCTAGCAGTAGGGAAAGGAAACGCTCGTCCAGTAGGGAGAGGAGGTATAGCAGATCTCCAAAGCGAGATAGGTCCAGGAGATCTAGATCAAGATCTCGCTCAAGGGGACGTTATGGGGGACCACCGAGGAGGTACGGTTATCCCAAAAGCAATGGTTCGAGAAATG AAGCCTCTGAAACTTCTGCAGACAATCAAAGTGGAAAGGACAGATTCTTTATGCCCGGTATAACAGGAAAGTACAGAGATCAGATTGAAAAACGTAAGTTGTTATGGCAGAAGAAAGATCCTTCTAAGCAGCAAGATGCAGCTCCGGCACAAGGACAGAGCGCTCCTCCTCCGGCATCAACCTCTAGGGTGACCAAAATCTGGGAAGCTACAACATTTGCCCAAGATCAAGACG GCAAAGTGGCCAGTAAGTTCAAGAGGCTGATGGGCATAAAGGGCCAAACAGATACTGCACCGGTTCCGCCTGTGGACATCATCAAGAAACAAGAAGAGATGTTCAGTTCGATGGAGCAGCAATACGAGGTTGCAAGAACGGCCACTCATACAATGAGGGGCGTAGGACTGGGTTTCAGCAGCAATTACCCGCGCTAG
- the LOC123320642 gene encoding solute carrier family 35 member G1, which translates to MSDSVELQQLVAEDENDQPDIEKNKWTLSNFQCPYLGLILATLSSLFFSLCSVIVKFTTDIDPMALAAYRYLGVLLPAIPIVIYRQEEILPKGKRIILFLRSFTGTAALMLSFYAFRHMPLADASVIVFSVPVFTAIFAKMFLKEPCGIFNIFSVILTLIGVVLITRPTSLFGSTVESLGNSNEKTDIWVGVAAFSATLFGANAYVLLRALKSIHFSVIMTNFGSFALVQCLMVSYFIGALCLPPCGSDRYLIVALAVFSFLGQILLTIALQLEQAGPVAIARSSDIVFAFIWQVMFFNEIPNMFSIGGAILVMSSVVLTGLRKWILALPHDASLRKKLNVLTK; encoded by the coding sequence ATGTCCGATAGCGTGGAACTCCAACAATTAGTTGCTGAGGATGAAAACGATCAACCTGatattgagaaaaataaatgGACTTTAAGTAATTTTCAGTGCCCTTATCTGGGGTTGATATTGGCAACGCTAAGTTCTCTCTTTTTTTCATTATGCTCTGTAATAGTTAAATTTACAACTGATATAGACCCAATGGCTCTTGCCGCATATAGATATTTGGGTGTGTTATTACCAGCTATTCCTATTGTGATATATCGTCAGGAGGAAATATTGCCTAAAGGGAAAAGAATTATACTCTTTTTGCGATCTTTTACAGGAACGGCAGCTTTGATGTTGAGCTTTTATGCTTTCCGCCACATGCCTTTAGCTGACGCATCCGTGATAGTATTTTCTGTGCCAGTATTCACAGCAATTTTTGCTAAAATGTTTCTTAAAGAACCTTGtggaatattcaatatattttctgtgattttgaCATTAATTGGTGTTGTCCTTATAACACGACCTACTTCACTTTTTGGGAGTACTGTTGAATCGTTgggaaattcaaatgaaaagacGGATATCTGGGTTGGAGTAGCAGCGTTTTCCGCTACTTTATTTGGTGCGAATGCTTATGTTTTATTGCGAGCCTTGAAATCAATACATTTTTCAGTTATCATGACAAATTTTGGCTCATTTGCTTTAGTCCAATGTTTGATGGTAAGCTATTTTATTGGCGCCCTGTGTTTGCCACCTTGTGGATCCGATAGATATCTTATTGTTGCTCTAGCTGTCTTTAGTTTTCTTGGACAAATTTTACTGACCATAGCATTACAATTGGAGCAGGCTGGCCCAGTAGCCATAGCAAGAAGCAGTGATATTGTATTTGCTTTCATATGGCAAGTTATGTTTTTCAATGAGATTCCCAACATGTTTTCAATCGGAGGGGCCATTTTAGTTATGAGTTCTGTTGTTTTAACGGGTTTAAGAAAGTGGATACTTGCTTTACCTCATGATGCTAGTCTTCGAAAGAAACTTAATGTATTAACAAAATGA
- the LOC123320369 gene encoding uncharacterized protein LOC123320369 isoform X2, which translates to MREWTLWKIKATYLKPILQYAMKVNIAAKVMSHTVAAYIFSLISAGQMNPEAIGTASFIKEVDTLFDSMNGKSDDGPFGKELKGPLSVRSPHIQYWEEESQRIKKWSFIRYTKTGTLKQSMPPSQTGWLQSIKAVQGLWEYLRELGFKSLKTRTLNQDPLENLFGQIRYGCGCNDNPTVQQFIGSLKTQLLNGLVSQSFRGRNCEKDDNELVCNLKSFLNIPPQSLERETVEEASLTNEAPQISVEVLSAEIAGEVSSGSPKILSVAYVAGAILKVVKKHICCSLCDSMLTASDLEPQNLFIMNKEWSDQRSVLLYPSESYTVSIGCGITVLEEFLDESPSHPKVKVTALAVLSTMNFDHLACSEHKSHIRDITTAALCRIGIPWWCRRKCEEVKTEAKTRSMNKKLKKILHQ; encoded by the exons ATGAGGGAGTG GactttatggaaaataaaagccACATACCTGAAACCCATATTGCAGTATGCAATGAAGGTGAATATAGCTGCCAAAGTAATGAGCCACACAGTTGCagcatacatattttccttGATTAGTGCAg ggcAAATGAACCCCGAGGCCATTGGGACTGCTTCCTTCATAAAAGAGGTGGACACACTGTTTGACAGTATGAATGGCAAGTCAGATGATGGTCCCTTTGGGAAAGAGCTGAAGGGTCCATTGAGTGTCCGCTCACCCCACATCCAATATTGGGAGGAGGAATCACAAAGGATTAAGAAGTGGAGCTTCATTCGATACACCAAAACTGGCACCCTGAAACAATCCATGCCACCTTCCCAAACAGGTTGGCTCCAATCGATCAAAGCTGTTCAAGGGCTCTGGGAGTATTTGAGGGAATTGGGTTTCAAATCCCTCAAAACAAGAACTCTCAATCAAGATCCATTGGAGAACCTGTTTGGACAAATTAGGTATGGTTGTGGATGCAATGACAATCCTACAGTTCAGCAATTCATTGGAAGTTTGAAAACTCAACTTCTAAATGGATTGGTAAGCCAAAGCTTTCGTGGGAGAAATTGTGAGAAGGACGACAATGAACTTGTCTGTAATTTGAAGTCATTCCTCAATATTCCCCCTCAAAGTTTGGAAAGGGAAACTGTAGAAGAGGCTTCTCTGACTAATGAAGCACCGCAAATATCAGTAGAGGTATTGTCTGCTGAAATTGCGGGAGAAGTTTCTTCTGGAAGCCCCAAGATCCTGTCTGTGGCATATGTGGCTGGAGCCATTCTTAAGGTGGTGAAAAAACACATATGCTGTTCCTTATGTGATTCTATGCTCACAGCTTCAGATTTAGAGCcacaaaatttatttataatgAATAAAGAGTGGTCTGATCAAAGATCGGTATTACTGTACCCAAGTGAAAGCTACACTGTTTCTATAGGTTGCGGAATAACAgtgttggaggaatttttggatgAATCCCCTTCCCATCCTAAAGTAAAAGTGACTGCACTTGCGGTACTGTCTACCATGAACTTTGATCATCTTGCATGTTCTGAACATAAAAGTCACATAAGGGACATAACGACAGCTGCTCTCTGTAGGATTGGCATTCCATGGTGGTGCAGAAGGAAGTGTGAAGAGGTGAAAACGGAAGCTAAAACAAGAagcatgaacaaaaaattaaaaaagatattgCATCAGTAA